The following are encoded in a window of Candidatus Binatia bacterium genomic DNA:
- a CDS encoding NAD-dependent malic enzyme: DLARAAGAVVVGTGRSDFPNQINNVLAFPGVFRGALDAKAKVINEEMKVAAAQALAETVLEPTPERILPNPLDKSVAYRVGEAVAEAARRTGVCR; this comes from the coding sequence GACCTTGCCCGCGCCGCTGGCGCCGTGGTCGTGGGGACAGGACGCAGCGACTTCCCCAACCAAATCAATAACGTGCTCGCTTTTCCTGGAGTCTTTCGCGGCGCGCTCGACGCCAAAGCCAAAGTCATCAACGAGGAAATGAAGGTCGCCGCCGCCCAGGCCCTAGCCGAAACCGTCTTGGAGCCAACTCCAGAGCGCATCTTGCCGAACCCGCTTGATAAATCGGTTGCTTACCGGGTGGGCGAGGCTGTGGCAGAGGCAGCCCGCCGCACTGGCGTGTGCCGCTGA